In Cryptomeria japonica chromosome 10, Sugi_1.0, whole genome shotgun sequence, a genomic segment contains:
- the LOC131033102 gene encoding cytochrome P450 94A2-like, translating into MAAEQFFLGVLVVLVGYFSLCFLRRKSVNEPYKGPVIYPIVGCGFDFFRNRNRFLQWFTETMEKMPTNTFRAQRPGGVGDVMTANPANVEYMLKSNFENYPKGERFTFLLHDFLGRGIFNVDGELWKMQRKTASYEFNTNSLRSFVVETVQWEIQNRLFPVLANASKTDKSLDLQDIWERFAFDNICRVAFGVDPACLLPSMPTPIFAKSFDQATEISARRFYSAVPFLWRVKRMLNIGSEKRLREAIKVVNKFGMDVVSSRRKEISMSTGGPVREDLLSRFMAALLNNRDELGIDDESEGEKQSSTTIDIFLKEMVVSFLLAGRDTTSSALTWFFWVLSSHQRVEEAIHTEILHILAKRSQPPTADEKGIVFSFEELKDMQYLHAALCESMRLYPPVPVDTKIASKDDVLPDGTFVEKGMHMNYCNYSMGRMENIWGGDCLQFKPERWLKEGKFVGENPYKFPVFHAGPRVCLGKEMAFIQMKSVVASVIHGFSFKVEDGIACRDYVLSLTMRMKGGLPVTLTCR; encoded by the coding sequence ATGGCTGCGGAACAGTTTTTCCTTGGCGTTCTCGTTGTTTTAGTTGGGTATTTTTCGCTTTGTTTTCTGAGAAGAAAGTCTGTCAACGAGCCCTACAAGGGCCCTGTTATCTATCCTATAGTCGGCTGCGGCTTCGATTTCTTTAGAAATCGTAACAGGTTTCTGCAATGGTTCACAGAAACCATGGAAAAGATGCCAACGAATACTTTCAGGGCCCAACGGCCGGGTGGAGTGGGAGATGTCATGACTGCAAATCCTGCAAACGTTGAATATATGCTCAAAAGCAACTTCGAAAACTATCCAAAAGGAGAACGCTTTACCTTTCTTCTCCACGATTTCTTAGGCCGAGGGATTTTCAATGTGGACGGAGAGCTGTGGAAGATGCAGAGAAAGACTGCAAGCTATGAGTTTAATACCAATTCTCTCAGAAGCTTCGTGGTGGAAACGGTGCAGTGGGAGATTCAGAATCGCCTCTTCCCAGTTCTTGCAAACGCATCCAAAACGGATAAGTCTTTAGATTTGCAAGACATTTGGGAGAGATTTGCATTTGATAATATTTGTAGGGTAGCGTTTGGGGTGGATCCCGCATGTCTTCTCCCCTCAATGCCCACTCCAATTTTTGCAAAGTCCTTTGACCAAGCCACTGAAATTAGCGCCCGTAGGTTTTACTCCGCTGTTCCTTTTTTGTGGAGAGTTAAGCGCATGCTTAACATCGGTTCTGAAAAGCGCTTGCGCGAAGCTATTAAAGTAGTGAACAAATTTGGTATGGATGTGGTGAGTAGTAGAAGGAAGGAGATTTCGATGAGTACGGGAGGCCCTGTAAGAGAGGATCTGCTTTCTAGATTCATGGCGGCTCTTTTAAACAATAGAGATGAATTAGGGATAGATGATGAGTCAGAAGGTGAGAAGCAATCCAGTACCACGATAGATATTTTTTTGAAGGAGATGGTGGTGAGCTTTTTGTTGGCAGGCAGGGATACCACGTCGTCTGCTCTCACATGGTTCTTTTGGGTGCTCTCTTCCCACCAGAGAGTAGAAGAAGCCATTCACACTGAAATTTTACACATCTTGGCTAAGCGATCGCAACCCCCAACAGCAGATGAAAAAGGGATTGTTTTCAGCTTTGAAGAATTGAAGGATATGCAATATCTGCATGCTGCTCTATGCGAGTCAATGCGGCTCTACCCTCCTGTGCCTGTTGATACTAAaattgcctccaaagatgatgtttTGCCAGACGGGACTTTTGTGGagaagggaatgcatatgaatTACTGTAACTATTCGATGGGCAGGATGGAAAATATTTGGGGCGGTGACTGTTTGCAGTTTAAGCCTGAGAGATGGTTAAAAGAAGGGAAATTTGTGGGAGAAAATCCGTATAAGTTTCCAGTATTTCATGCAGGACCTCGAGTATGTCTGGGTAAAGAGATGGCATTCATTCAGATGAAATCTGTTGTGGCTTCTGTTATTCATGGTTTTAGTTTTAAGGTCGAAGATGGGATTGCGTGTCGAGATTACGTTTTGTCATTGACCATGCGCATGAAAGGAGGGCTACCTGTTACACTAACATGTCGATGA